A genomic segment from Pseudomonas sp. S09G 359 encodes:
- a CDS encoding pectate lyase has translation MSYPESKLTGLTGFALAAKVTGGWSGQVVSITTLDQLKANIGDTTPRVLVINSNISASSLTKVNMGANKTLIGSFQNRTLENIHLRATAQSQNIILQNIIFKHSASIKANDDIQVYLNYGSKYWIDHCSFVGHTWSTTDGSEDKLVYIGEKADYATISNCFFGNHKYGLIFGHPADDNKAEFNGYPRLTLCHNRFDNMEVRAPGLMRYGYFHVYNNYVNNFHLGFTLAQNANILSESNYFGEGSQNKGMLDDKGTGTFTDTNSVPAITNQKSPKAQWTASSNYSYTLKTAVQAKDFTQKNAGAQAAALVFGG, from the coding sequence ATGTCGTATCCAGAAAGCAAACTCACCGGCTTGACCGGTTTCGCCCTTGCGGCAAAAGTCACCGGCGGCTGGTCCGGCCAGGTGGTCAGTATCACCACGCTGGATCAACTCAAGGCCAACATTGGCGACACCACCCCACGGGTGTTGGTGATCAACAGTAATATCTCGGCGTCGAGCCTGACCAAAGTGAACATGGGTGCCAACAAGACCCTGATCGGCTCTTTCCAGAACCGTACCTTGGAGAATATCCACCTGCGTGCCACCGCGCAGTCGCAGAACATCATTCTGCAGAATATTATCTTCAAGCATTCGGCAAGCATTAAGGCCAATGACGATATTCAGGTGTACCTGAACTACGGCAGCAAATACTGGATTGACCATTGCTCTTTTGTCGGCCACACCTGGTCAACCACGGATGGCAGTGAAGACAAGCTGGTGTATATCGGTGAAAAGGCCGACTACGCCACTATCAGCAACTGCTTCTTCGGTAATCACAAGTATGGCTTGATCTTCGGTCACCCGGCGGATGATAACAAAGCGGAGTTCAATGGCTACCCACGCCTGACGCTTTGCCACAACCGCTTCGACAATATGGAAGTGCGCGCGCCAGGCTTGATGCGTTACGGTTATTTTCACGTGTATAACAACTACGTGAATAACTTCCACCTGGGCTTTACCCTGGCGCAGAATGCCAACATTCTTTCTGAAAGTAATTACTTCGGCGAGGGTAGCCAAAATAAAGGCATGTTGGACGATAAAGGCACCGGTACTTTCACCGACACCAACAGTGTGCCCGCGATCACCAACCAGAAGTCGCCGAAGGCGCAATGGACGGCAAGCTCCAACTACAGCTACACCTTGAAAACCGCGGTCCAGGCCAAGGACTTCACCCAGAAAAATGCTGGCGCTCAGGCGGCGGCGCTGGTCTTCGGTGGCTGA
- a CDS encoding glycoside hydrolase family 68 protein, whose product MKPANHTPTRWTRADALKVNENDPTTTQPLVSPDFPVMSDTVFIWDTMPLRELDGTVVSVDGWSVIFTLTADRRPHDPQFINADGRYDIKRDWEDRHGHARICYWYSRTGKDWIFGGRVMAEGVSPTTREWAGTPILINNSGDIDLYYTCVTPGATIAKVKGRVVTSDTGVTLEGFTEVKSLFEADGTYYQTEAQNSTWNFRDPSPFIDPKDGKLYMVFEGNVAGERGTHEVGPDELGLVPPGHEEVGGARYQVGCIGIAVAKDLSGEAWEILPPLVTAVGVNDQTERPHYVFQDNKYYLFTISHKFTYADGVTGPDGVYGFVGEHLFGPYTPMNASGLVLGNPPSQPFQTYSHCVMPNGLVTSFIDSVPTTGDDYRIGGTEAPTVRIVLKGDRSFVQEAYDYGYIPAMRDVVLSQ is encoded by the coding sequence ATGAAACCTGCGAATCACACACCCACTCGTTGGACTCGGGCCGATGCGCTGAAAGTTAATGAAAATGACCCGACGACGACACAGCCGTTAGTGAGTCCTGACTTTCCTGTCATGAGTGACACCGTGTTTATCTGGGACACCATGCCATTGCGTGAACTGGATGGCACGGTGGTATCCGTCGACGGTTGGTCGGTCATCTTCACGTTGACCGCAGATCGTCGCCCGCATGACCCACAATTCATCAATGCCGATGGCCGTTACGACATCAAGCGTGACTGGGAAGACCGTCACGGCCATGCGCGCATTTGCTATTGGTACTCGCGCACCGGCAAAGACTGGATCTTCGGTGGCCGCGTGATGGCCGAAGGGGTTTCGCCGACCACCCGTGAATGGGCGGGTACGCCGATCCTGATCAACAACAGCGGCGATATCGACCTGTATTACACCTGCGTAACGCCGGGCGCCACGATTGCCAAAGTCAAAGGCCGGGTGGTCACCTCGGACACCGGCGTTACGCTGGAAGGGTTCACTGAGGTCAAGTCGCTGTTTGAAGCCGATGGCACGTATTACCAGACCGAAGCGCAGAATTCGACCTGGAACTTCCGCGACCCCAGCCCGTTTATCGACCCTAAGGACGGCAAGTTGTACATGGTGTTTGAAGGCAATGTCGCCGGTGAACGCGGTACTCACGAAGTAGGCCCGGATGAACTCGGCCTGGTGCCACCGGGGCATGAAGAGGTTGGCGGCGCGCGTTATCAGGTGGGTTGCATCGGCATCGCCGTGGCCAAGGATCTGAGCGGCGAAGCATGGGAAATATTGCCGCCGCTGGTGACGGCGGTGGGTGTTAACGACCAAACCGAACGCCCGCATTATGTGTTCCAGGACAACAAGTACTACCTGTTCACCATCAGTCACAAGTTCACTTACGCGGACGGCGTGACGGGGCCGGATGGCGTCTACGGGTTTGTTGGCGAGCATCTGTTTGGTCCCTACACGCCAATGAATGCCTCGGGCCTGGTGCTTGGCAACCCACCGTCGCAGCCATTCCAAACGTATTCGCATTGCGTGATGCCCAATGGCTTGGTGACCTCGTTTATCGACAGCGTACCGACCACCGGTGATGACTACCGTATCGGCGGCACCGAGGCGCCCACGGTGAGGATTGTATTGAAGGGGGACCGTTCGTTTGTGCAGGAGGCCTACGACTACGGTTACATCCCGGCGATGCGTGATGTTGTACTGAGCCAGTAA